From Canis lupus baileyi chromosome X, mCanLup2.hap1, whole genome shotgun sequence:
AGCAATCCTCAGGTAATGACAGACGGTAATTGAAGGTAAATATTCCAACTTCCTTGTCCTTGTTCAGGATAACCCCAAGGTGTGCTTCATATAGTCCCCCAGAGTTCCCCAGTAGCATTGACTCCTAGTTGTTCATAGTGCTAACTAGCTCTTTAACAAACCCCTTattggttttcttccttttccttgtctCATTTACCTTAATGCTTACTGCTGCTTTCATGGATCACCTCTTAAATAAACTAGTTGTACTCAAGTCCTTGTCTCAGGTCTGCTTTTAGGGGAACCCAAACTAAGACACCAACATTATCTACCCATTAGCCAGGAGTTTCTCaccctcagcactattgacactTTGGGCTGCATGGTTATTTCTTGTGGGGGGTTGTCCTGGGCATTGTAGAACATTTAATAGCATTGCAGGCCTGTCTGTACCCACTAGACGCCATAGTCTCCTCCTCctagttatgacaaccaaaactgTCTATAGACATCAAATGCTTTCTGGGGAACTAAATTAGtcctagttgagaaccactacttGTTTGAGGTGCCCATGGGAAGCACAGGAAGGGTAAGTTTTGTGAGGTGGATCTGTTGGGCTAGGCCGTGATAAGCTTCTCAGTGTGCTTCTGAGTTTAGTAGGGGTTACAGGTGGAATGAGgtggtggctgtgtgtgtgtgtgggtgtgtgttgtggtggagaaaaaaatgatagactTTCAGTTTTATAACTGTGCCTGGTGTCAAGCTGTCCCTTGTCTACAGTAGGTGAACAGCTCACAACTAAATTGTACCCCTTAcagtccctttttaaaaaatgacaaacacTCAGAGACCATTTTGCTGTTTGTATAACATTAGTTTTCAGGTGAATTCAGTTTGGATGACAGGTTCTTAAGCAGCCATTTCACAGCCTGTCAGTTTCTAGGTTCTTAGGAATGTTTTCACTTTTAAGTACTTCTGTGCAGCTATTAGACAAATCAATATATGGTTCCAATATAGGGAGTGCTGTCAGTTACAGCAGAGGGTCAGATAAAAGATTCAAATGCTTTCTTAGCTGGAGCTTTGGGTCTGCTTTGGTCTTGAATATGTGGCCCCTGAAGGGGAAATGAGACCCTGAAAAGAGTTACAGATCTTCAGTGATGGCAAAAGAGATTTCAGAGATAGACTCCAAAACTCCTGTATTCCCTGTAAATAGAAGTAGCAAAGAGATGTACATATAGATTAATACCTATGATGTCTTCATTTCATCAATTGGATTCATGGTAAAAATGTACTTATTGGAGTTTCTTGTTTCCACTGTACCCTCCAAGGTCAAGTAGGGAAGCAAGCTGGTGGTGGACTGATATGCAGGCCTTGCCCATATCATAGGGATCACTGGATCCCTTTTACCAGTTTGGTGTGCTCAGCACCCAGTTCCAATGCGCTTTTTTGCTAATGACTAGCACCTGTGACCTTTGGCTTTCCCTTGGGCTACTGGAGTTGCCTATACAAAGACCATgggaatttatattttcctggGAACACCCATAGCCAATGGACAGGACTATGAACATCCAGTTCCCTTGCCTCATGTTGAAATAAGCACTAGTTGTAATTTGTACTCCAAAACTAAGCCTTGAGATTATGAGGAAGCTCAGACTTTTCCTGAAATTGCAACCTTGCTTCTtggcctcctttctttttctgtgctgCTTTCCCCCACTCTCTTTTGGTCTCCCCTGGAAGCACTTTCCCAATAAATAACTTGAACAGGAATCTTCATTTCAAGGTCTGCTTCTGGGGAATCTGACCCAAGACATAAGCATTCCAAAGTCTACATCTGAGTGGGAGAGGACATGAATTTATTATTCACATGAAATGTTCCATAATCTTACCCTCTTCTATAAAGTAGGTGTTCATTAGATGTTTCTTGCTGTAGTGGATGATAATCTTGGgctggagaaatgagaaaatagaccTCTGTCACTGAGGcactgtttcccttgcctccacaGCTGAGAAGGCCACAAAGGCAAGGGAAGGGAATCTCATTTAGGCAAATGAAGTAAGAGAAGCTAGTTTTGCTCATGCTTTAAATGAATTCTATCTTTGACATCCAAGGCTATGCATTGGTGCTTTCATACTTGAAAGGACATTGCCACTGAGCATAGTGATTAAACAGGTCTATGGTGAGGAAACTGGGATCAAAAACCTACTGGGATGTGAATCTGATATTGCTAGGGTTTGAGAGGATCCCCACAATTTTACTGCAAAATTCATTGATGATATAGCCCTCAAAAAATTGAGCACTTTCTACTTGTTTGGCAGTGTTTTCTCAtgcattatatcatttaatccttGTGGTATACTTGTGAGATATTAACAGTCCCATTTTACTGGCAAGAAAGCTGAAGCTCAAAGAGCTACCTAAGGTCACACTCATAGTAAGTGGCAACGCTGGGATTTGAGCCTATATTGGTCTGATTCTGACAGTTCTGTGCTTAACCACCTATCAGAGTATAGTTCCAACATCGACTCTTTTCTCTCTAAAGTAATGAGGGAAGGATTTGTTAACGTTTTCACAAGGCAGAAAATTATCTCATCTGAGGTTTATAtaggcatttttcttttccaagaataaataaatgtataggaaatagaaatatattaaatgagCCTGATATGCTCAGATATGTATACAGATAATATGTTATATGGCGAAGCCTTCTCTAAGCTTAGCATTTTCTTATCACAAGGTTAGTATCTGATTAATGGTTTATGCGCAAGgtagaaaatgaacattttctttgcaATCATTTGGAGACTATTCCATCTTGTATAATTTGTTTCCTATTTGAGTACGTGTGAGGATTGTTCTTGggtttgaatttttgtttttcttcctcctcttcaccCCCGGTCTCTTTTTTGCCCTAGAACCAAGGCCAGAAAAGCTGCAGAACTACTCCTATCTTACCCAGTTCCCTCCAGGATCATAAAATATGCCATTCTTGAATTCTAACAGTTTTCACAAACCTCAAATGCAATATGAGAACACTTTTGGACAACAAACTTCCATGAATAAAATTTACAATATAtcctgtattcattttttttgtttttatttttttatttttatttattatttatgatagtcacacagagagagaggcagagacacaggcagagggagaagcaggctccatgcaccgggagcccgatgtgggatttgatcccgggtctccaggatcgcgccctgggccaaaggcaggcaccaaaccgctgcgccacccagggatccctatatcctGTATTCAGATACAGGATACGTGCTTGTATTTTAGCTTAAGCAGTGAGCGGAGATGGCAGAGTTCTTTTTGGAATTTTAAGATGTTGGTCTCCAGCAaccaacaaatagaaaatatttgaaagtagcgcaaaaaaatgaattttaattttcatttagaagTAGGTCcaagggacgcctaggtggcttagttggttaagcatctgccttcggctcgggtcacggtcccaggatcctgggatcaaaccccgcattgggttccttgctcagcagggagcctgcttctccttctccctctgcctgccacaccccctgcttgtgtgtgcccgctctctctctctctctgccaaatagataatcttttttaaaaaaagtaggtcCAAGTTTCAGAGCAAAACTTTTGTGTGTTCAAATATTGTTTACCCTGAATAAGATATGCCTTCCTGTTTGATAGAAGACACATGAAAGTGTTCTAATTGTGAAACAGCCCCAGGCAAGTGGTATTTGGGAAAATAAGATGCTAAGCACAAAATCACAAACCTGGAAGAGACCCTATGAGAACATCTCGTTCTGCCCTCATCTTCCAACTGAGAATAGTTAACGCATCCTGTGTGGGTTATTTTCTGGTTTGGTAGGATTCATAGGTCTACATTTTCATCCGTGCCACCCTTTCACATGACATGTTTCATGGTGAAGTATCTGGGTAATCACAGGAAGCTACCAGTACCCAACAAAACACCTGACACATAAATAGTATTCAGGAGAACTTCTATTAGAAGGAATATAtgtgggtgtctgggtggctccgtggttgagcatctgccttcagctcagggcgtgatcctggagacctgagatggagtcccacatcggactccgcacagggaacctgcttctccctctgcctgtgtctctgccacccccccacccgtgtctctcatgaataagtaaataaaatctttaaaaaaggaataaatgcatCAACACATGAAAGAAATGAAGGCTGAATAGTAGAAAATTTATGAGGGGTTCTTCGTGGTAtgattaattaataaaatggaaatgaattgtGCCCAAATTTAATGTGTGGATTTTGACCTCCTTAATAAGTAAGATGACTGTGTAATGTATATTCCTAACAAGGACCCTTTTGAGTGTGAAAGGGGgcactatttattttatttatttattcaggggcactattaataattacatcAGGACAACAAGATTGCCCTGGGCAAACTGGAAATAACAGTCACCCTCGTTGAGAGGAGGATTAGGAGCTGGAAACAACATATTCCTTTAGACactaaaataagaaaaccaagggAGTTTTAAGTCACAAATGAAGAAGTGAAAATTGGAGGCGTTTTGCTATCAATATTTAATGTTCTTACTTTGGACATTCTTACCTCATTTTGGAATTATGGTAAGAAATGGGGCAAAATGGGAAATAAAGACTCATTTctaataattaggaaaataagaattaaattctTATCAAAAGCTAAACTCAGAGTACATCCGGCAGCCCCTTAGAAGTGTCTGTTGGGGgtagccagggtggctcagtggtttggcgcctgccttcagcccagggtgtgatcctggagtccccggatggagtcccacgtcaggcttcctgcacggagcctgcttctccctctgcctgtctctctctctctctctctctgtgtctctaataaataaagtttaaaaaaaaatctaaaaaaaaaagtgtctattgGATTGAACAGACTGGGtactcccaccccttccccatctcctcctaTCTCTGCCAAGCTCTCACcatcctccagcccctccccttccAATCACGTTTTCTGGTGGAATCAGCTATCCTCAACTTCGACTTCCGGGGCCTGTGGACACCATACTTTGTGCTTAGCTCCTCATTGCAAACCAACCATGAGCACCCAGATCAACCAGAATTACTCCGCCAAGGTGGAGGCTGCACTCCAATACGTGGTAAACCTGCATCTGCAGGCCTCCTACACCTACCGCTCTCTGTGCTTTCATTTTGAAGGTAACAATGTAGCTCTGAAGGGCATGGGCATCTTCTTCCAAGAGTTGGCTGAGAGGAAGCGTGAGGGTGCCCAGCGTCTCTTGAAGATGCGAAACCAGTGGAGCGGCGACCCCCTCCTCTCTGATGGGCAGCTGTCTGAAGATCCGTGGCGTGGCAGTGTGGATGCTATGGAAGCCGCGATGGCCTTGGAGAAGAACCTGAACCAGGCCCTTCTGGATCTGCATGCCCTGGGTTCTGCCAACACAGATCGTCGTCTCTGTGACTTTCTGGAGAAGCATTTCGTGGATGAGGAGATGAAACTCATCAAGAAGATGGGTGACCACCTGACCAACCTCCGCAGGCTGTCTGGCCCCCAGGCCGGGCTGAGCGAGTATCTCTTCGAAAGGCTCACCCTGAAGCACAACTAGGAGAATCCGGTGCCCAGCAGCCTCTGAGGAAGCCGTCTGTATTCCCCTGGTGTCCAGATTTTGGCTTGCGCCTCTTTCCCCAGCTACGAGGCAACATTTTAACTACACTGAAACCTTTGTCCAAGCTGTGAGTTCAAATGGAGACATAAAAGGTTCTTTttgcagagggggaaaaaaagctaggCTGCTGGGGGATAATACACAGACTAGGGTGAAGGATTTGTAGTACGTTTAATTCTCTagattttctaaagaaattattGCTAACTGTTGTGAATTGCCTGTGAACCTTGAGGATCTGATACactatgttttctctctcaagaaaatgAGCTTACCTTTTCATTTATGCATATAATCCTAGAGGTTTTAGAATTTCTGTGAAGCCATTCTTGGTACTGGAttaatctcttattttaaaatgtatctttgcTGTTGTGTAGCAGAGGAGAGCGGAATACCTGGACCATATCATGTTATGCCCACCCCTAACCCTCAAACCCATGATTTTTAAGTTGCTGTAATGCCATTTGCTGTATTGAATATAATCAGAAAACCCtgcaaaattcatttttatatctctagTTAGGTTGCTACTGAGCACACTGATTATTGCGTCATACACTGACCTCTTTCTGAAGCCTCTCGAGAAATTTCTTTCTGGTCTTAGTATTAGGAATAAGAGTTCTTCGCTTGGGtaattggtttgtttttgttttatggacACTGTAAATGATGTAACTAAGTTTCCTTTTCTGACTTTCTGTGAGAGCATAGAGCCAAATTTGTGGTCCGCTCAGAGTAAATGAGTAGGATTGTATAAGCATTTTTACTCAAGCttaatttctgattcttttgttaGTTATTTCTTGGTGTATGTTATGGATCCTTTTAAGCCACTTTAAATGCTTTTTAGAACAAGGGTgtgtataaatagataaataaactttaaatatgttgatttaaaaatggctctgcagtttatttcagagaaaagagaagatgacTTTAAGGAAGCACTTAGAGAGCCAGAGTGATTAGTATGGAGGTGGGTCAAATGGAGGTTAAATTCcaaaagccaaaagaaagagaagcagtaaAATGTAGCATTCTTTTAGAAACATACTTCATTTTTCTGGTGAGTTCTTGTCTACTAAATCCATACATTTGTGTCTTACAGATAGCTATTTaataattgtttattattttccttgCACTTTGAAGAACTGGAGCTATAACTTGTTCTCAAACCACAGAAGTGAAGAAAATCAATTCTTTTCCTACAGCACCTCTCCTTCCTGGAGCAGGAAGACCAACGGCATACtatcatttcttttatcttaCATGGGTCAGAGGCATAGGAAGAATATTTTACAGAGATTGGGACAATTGTTTTGCTCAGTTAAGGAGAAAACCTTATCTTCCTGTTTTCAtgcaaagtctttttttaaatgattttttatttattcatttgagagaaagagcgggggtaggggggtgggggagggtcagagggaaagggaaaagcagactccccactgagcagggatcctgtgaggctccatcccaggaccctgagatcatggcctgagctgaaggcagacacttaactgactgagccacccaggcgcctcttttgataataaaaaatatactggaAAAGTTATTACTGGAGAAAGGAATTCTGCCCATTTGCTGGTAGTTGGCAGTAAGAAACATAAGGAAGCAGTTAACAATTTTCAGGTTTGAATTAAAAGTTGAATCTCTGTACTTAAAATATGTgcttaaaatcattttcaaattagCAATCAAATACAAACACATAAATCAGAATGAGAAAAGATCACCTAATATTCTGAGATCAATTGAAAGACTGTAATTTAAGGTATATTATTTAGGAAGAAATATGCAAACATTTAATTCCAAATAATattgtatttgtaatttcttattAGTGTCTTTTAATGTCAGGAATGGGGCCATAGGAGAAAGTTTTATGAAGTCTCCCAAATAGGCTACAGTGTTCTTTGGTCATCACACAATTCTTGGAAAACAGCAACTTGCAGGGCAGACAATAAATGATTCAAACACATATGGACAGCATATTAGTTTGGCTTTCAAAAAAAACTTAAGGTTCGTGGCAAGTTTATTTGTGGAAAAATGGGAGCTTATGACATCAAAACTCTAAAGATTAATTTGGAAAATGTCCCACAGTGATTTCCTTTATTGCTAAccactgtgtgtatgtatgtgtgtgtatatatagttgCACAGAGTTATAATACATGATTCCTATAGGCTATGACTAAATTCTTtataccaggggcacctgggtggctcagttggttaaggatctacctttggctcaggtcatgagcccaaggtcctgggatggagccccacatcaggctccctgctcagcagggtgtctgcttctccctctctctctgccctccctctctctctgccctcccgccaccccctgctcattctctctctcaaataaataaaatatgttttaaaaaggtaGTATAAGTGAGGCCTAGGAGATAAAGGTCTCTTGCAAATGACTGCAAAAACTCCCTGCCAGAGCCAAAGGTTCCGTTTGTTGTCCCGATCCTCAGAGTTTTCATGTAGCTGTCATTCCCTGGAAGGCCCTTAATACCCTCTTCACCAAATCAAACTCCGTCTACCTTTCAGCCTTGTTTAAATCTGCCTTGTTTTGTGAAATCTTCCCTGATGAGCCTAATCCACTCATGTGGCAAGGATTCATCTTTGCTTAGTTGTCTTGTGATACCCGTAGATGGTAGGGAAGTTGGAATATGAAATACAGATAGCATGGTGGTTGAGCCATTCTCTGGGCCAGAATGTCTGTGTTCCAATCCTGCCTCTACTCTGACTCATCATGATCTAGTCTCTTCCCCTTTCTTGGtcccagcttcctcatctgaCAAACTGGACAGGATTATAATACAGACAGTACTATCCAACTCACAGATTTTAAGGAGGATTAAATAGGATGAACCATGTAAAATCTTGACATCATGGCTCAGCACATAGTAAATGCACAATAATTATTAGCGATCTTTATCAACTGACTTTGTATCCCAGCAGAGCTTCGTAAAGAGCTATGATAGTAACATCTCAAAATAagtttgcttttcagttttaggAAAGTAGACTTGAGATTCTAGAATCTTCCTTAATGATCATTCCTCCCTCTAAATAGGCCCTACATGAAGAAGCAAAATGTAGGAATTGTCTCATCTCTTGGATGTGACATTCAGTGAgtaggagggggaaaaaatgaaggagGACCATTCTCTCTTTAGCCAAATAAGTGAAGCCACCTTATTTAGGACCTGGGATTAATTGTTTTAATTACCACACTGCTAAAAGCAGGCATGACAGCACTGTAACCTTTCTCTCAGGAAGGACAAGCCACACAAAGGGGTCATTTCAGAGCTGATACTAATTAGCTGCTGGCTGCTACTCTTTGCATAGTTTCCAATTCTTGGGAGTCTTCTCTGCCCACTCTTCGCCCACACATCCTCCTCCTGCCACTTCATGGTAGCCTTGGATATTCAGCACAAGGGAGCAGAGACTGAATAGACACAGTCAAAACTTTAGGGATCGCTGAGGCCTTGAACTTCTCCTTTATTGCAGGGCCGGTTTAAAGCTCTGGCTTCTGAGGAACTGTACAGTCTAGTGTTTTTCTCCAGAGAATGTAGTCTTAAAGAGTTGGGTTAAAAATGCTCCttatttagaaaagagaaacCTTTTTTACTGCATTCATGGCATGTTATTTATCTTCCTAAGCCATCTATCCACCATTTGATGAATAATTTACTCTtcataataataatgaagcagGCCTTAATACATGGGGAATTTGGGAGGGGGCCACATTTTTGGAAAGAGTTTTGAATTAATTTAAGGTTTCATCTAAGTATAAATTCTTCAGGAAACAGACATCCTCCTCAGGATTTTAGCAATTCTGATGGCTAATTTAGCAATCTtaagaggaagcagagagaagtcTGCATTTTACTGGGAGACCTCAAAGGTCCCCCAAGTATGCAGATGTCTGGTCAAAGTGTGGGAGATGCTGGTAGAGGTAACTGCTGGG
This genomic window contains:
- the LOC140627163 gene encoding ferritin light chain-like isoform X2, with the protein product MSTQINQNYSAKVEAALQYVVNLHLQASYTYRSLCFHFEGNNVALKGMGIFFQELAERKREGAQRLLKMRNQWSGDPLLSDGQLSEDPWRGSVDAMEAAMALEKNLNQALLDLHALGSANTDRRLCDFLEKHFVDEEMKLIKKMGDHLTNLRRLSGPQAGLSEYLFERLTLKHN
- the LOC140627163 gene encoding ferritin light chain-like isoform X1 — its product is MEEPGAGSEVSASPSRQPTHGPYLNTKMTFTLSIRNICRSDTAPAEGNNVALKGMGIFFQELAERKREGAQRLLKMRNQWSGDPLLSDGQLSEDPWRGSVDAMEAAMALEKNLNQALLDLHALGSANTDRRLCDFLEKHFVDEEMKLIKKMGDHLTNLRRLSGPQAGLSEYLFERLTLKHN